The uncultured Desulfovibrio sp. genome contains a region encoding:
- the urtA gene encoding urea ABC transporter substrate-binding protein yields MLVTLCGSLNAKAAEDTIKVGILHSLSGTMAISETTLKDVMLMLIEEQNKKGGLLGKKLEPVVVDPASNWPLFAEKARELLSKDKVAAVFGCWTSVSRKSVLPVFEELNGLLFYPVQYEGEESSRNVIYTGAAPNQQAIPAVDYLMNDLGVKRWVLAGTDYVFPRTANKIIEAYLISKGVKKEDILINYTPFGHSDWQSIVAEIKKFGNAGKKTAVVSTLNGDANVPFYKELANQGITAADIPVMAFSVGEEELSGIDTKPLVGHLAAWNYFMSVDNPANKAFIKKWHDFTKNPKRVTNDPMEAHYIGFNLWVKAVEKAQSTDVNKVLKAIVGLETPNLTGGVAKVLPNHHITKPVLIGEIQADGQFQVVWETPSVVPGEAWSHYLPESKDLIGDWTDPINCGNYNTKTKKCGGASK; encoded by the coding sequence ATGCTCGTCACCCTGTGCGGTTCGCTGAACGCAAAGGCAGCAGAAGACACCATCAAGGTGGGCATTCTGCATTCGCTCTCCGGCACCATGGCCATCAGCGAAACAACGCTAAAAGACGTCATGCTCATGCTCATTGAAGAGCAGAACAAAAAAGGCGGCCTGCTGGGCAAGAAGCTGGAACCCGTGGTGGTGGATCCCGCCTCCAACTGGCCCCTCTTTGCAGAAAAGGCTCGCGAGCTGCTGAGCAAGGACAAGGTCGCCGCTGTTTTCGGCTGTTGGACCTCGGTTTCGCGCAAGTCTGTGTTGCCCGTGTTTGAAGAACTCAACGGCCTCCTCTTCTACCCCGTGCAGTACGAAGGCGAAGAATCCTCGCGCAACGTCATCTACACCGGCGCGGCCCCGAACCAGCAGGCCATTCCCGCTGTGGACTACCTGATGAACGACCTCGGCGTGAAGCGCTGGGTGCTGGCCGGTACGGACTACGTGTTCCCCCGCACCGCCAACAAGATCATCGAAGCCTACCTGATCTCCAAGGGCGTGAAAAAGGAAGATATCCTTATCAACTACACGCCGTTCGGTCATTCCGACTGGCAGTCCATCGTTGCTGAAATCAAAAAGTTCGGCAATGCGGGCAAAAAGACCGCCGTGGTTTCCACCCTCAACGGCGATGCCAACGTGCCTTTCTACAAGGAACTTGCCAACCAGGGTATCACTGCCGCCGACATTCCCGTCATGGCTTTCTCCGTGGGTGAAGAAGAACTTTCCGGCATAGATACCAAGCCTCTGGTGGGCCATCTGGCCGCCTGGAACTACTTCATGAGCGTGGACAATCCCGCCAACAAGGCCTTCATCAAAAAGTGGCACGACTTCACCAAAAATCCCAAGCGCGTGACCAACGACCCCATGGAAGCCCACTACATCGGCTTCAACCTGTGGGTGAAGGCTGTTGAAAAGGCCCAGAGCACCGATGTTAACAAGGTTCTGAAGGCCATTGTGGGTCTTGAAACCCCCAACCTCACCGGCGGCGTGGCCAAGGTTCTGCCCAACCACCACATCACCAAGCCCGTGCTGATTGGCGAAATCCAGGCCGACGGACAGTTCCAGGTGGTCTGGGAAACGCCCTCCGTGGTTCCCGGCGAAGCGTGGTCGCACTACCTGCCCGAATCCAAGGATCTGATCGGCGACTGGACCGACCCCATCAACTGCGGCAACTACAACACCAAGACCAAGAAATGCGGCGGTGCTTCCAAATAG
- a CDS encoding sigma 54-interacting transcriptional regulator, whose protein sequence is MQEAHFAAPFMGTGQCLDTLNRVLAALSPGHSFRDSLQELLAALAEDMHFDRPHIVVQDPESGELKLSLSYGPADAPEAAYEPGSGITGQVFAEGRPIIVSCMQGRPDFQNRLFGRSQEEMARLAFISVPVRVENADQTEVIGTLSADTPTAPESELDLRCRFLETVATLVGRQVARLQEEMARQHFCMLPDEPLVSGMPASVIATSKSLRHVLRRLTQAGASRATVLLRGESGVGKELMAQALHAASPRRTQPLVMLNCAALPSELIEGELFGWRKGAFTGAVQNRAGLFRQADKGTLFLDEIGDLSTTAQAKVLRALQEGEIQPLGDERRYKVDVRLVCATNRPLEELVEQGLFREDLYYRINVFPVFIPPLRERPEDILPLTEHFLRMFSKEYDRPVRRISTPAIDLLLQYHWPGNVRELKNVMERAVLICEDAVLRAHHLPSTLQSAESSSTGPTGGDLGFNETIARVEQEFIVDALKNARGNIHQAARDLGITYRIIYYKMKKYGIDHRRFAPSNPA, encoded by the coding sequence ATGCAAGAAGCCCATTTCGCCGCGCCCTTCATGGGCACAGGGCAGTGCCTCGACACCCTTAACCGGGTGTTGGCCGCCCTATCGCCGGGCCATTCCTTTCGTGATTCTCTACAGGAGCTGCTGGCGGCTCTTGCAGAAGACATGCACTTCGACAGACCCCACATTGTGGTTCAGGATCCCGAAAGCGGCGAGCTCAAACTCTCGCTTTCCTACGGCCCTGCGGACGCGCCCGAGGCCGCCTATGAGCCGGGCTCAGGCATCACTGGCCAGGTTTTTGCCGAAGGACGGCCCATAATTGTTTCATGCATGCAGGGGCGGCCCGACTTTCAGAACCGCCTTTTTGGCCGCAGCCAGGAAGAAATGGCCCGGCTGGCATTCATAAGCGTGCCGGTGCGCGTTGAAAATGCCGACCAGACTGAAGTTATCGGCACACTGAGCGCCGATACCCCCACCGCGCCGGAATCAGAACTGGATCTGCGCTGCCGCTTTCTCGAAACAGTAGCCACGCTTGTGGGTCGGCAGGTAGCCCGTTTGCAGGAAGAAATGGCGCGCCAGCATTTCTGCATGCTGCCCGATGAACCGCTGGTCAGCGGTATGCCAGCCTCGGTTATTGCCACCTCCAAGAGCTTGCGCCACGTGCTGCGCCGCCTCACGCAGGCCGGGGCCAGCCGTGCCACGGTGCTGTTGCGCGGGGAGTCGGGCGTGGGCAAAGAACTGATGGCTCAAGCCCTGCACGCCGCAAGCCCCCGGCGCACGCAGCCGCTGGTCATGCTCAACTGCGCCGCCCTGCCCTCAGAACTTATTGAAGGCGAGCTTTTTGGCTGGCGCAAGGGCGCATTCACAGGCGCGGTGCAAAACCGTGCTGGCCTTTTCCGTCAGGCGGACAAGGGCACGCTGTTTCTGGACGAAATCGGCGACCTTTCCACCACCGCCCAGGCAAAGGTGCTGCGCGCGCTTCAGGAAGGCGAAATCCAGCCTCTGGGTGATGAACGCCGCTACAAGGTGGACGTGCGCCTTGTCTGCGCCACCAACCGCCCGCTGGAAGAGCTGGTGGAGCAGGGGCTGTTCCGCGAGGATCTGTACTACCGCATCAATGTCTTTCCTGTGTTTATTCCGCCGCTGCGCGAAAGGCCGGAGGACATTTTGCCCCTCACGGAGCATTTTCTGCGCATGTTCAGCAAGGAATATGACCGCCCGGTACGGCGCATTTCCACGCCCGCCATTGACCTTTTGCTGCAATATCACTGGCCCGGCAACGTGCGTGAGCTGAAAAACGTTATGGAACGCGCCGTGCTCATCTGCGAGGATGCCGTGCTGCGCGCCCATCACCTGCCCAGCACCCTGCAAAGCGCCGAGAGCAGCAGCACCGGCCCCACGGGCGGCGATCTTGGCTTTAACGAAACCATCGCCAGGGTGGAGCAGGAATTTATTGTGGACGCGCTCAAAAACGCCCGTGGCAACATCCATCAGGCCGCGCGCGACCTGGGCATCACCTACCGCATCATCTATTACAAGATGAAAAAATACGGCATAGACCACCGCCGTTTTGCGCCTTCAAACCCTGCATAA